The Acropora palmata chromosome 3, jaAcrPala1.3, whole genome shotgun sequence nucleotide sequence AACCGGAACGCCCACACGTGTGGTGGCACGAGTAAAGAGTCAGATTGGGGCGTGTCAGTAATTTGGTCATAAATGAGTTCATTAACTTCTCAATAGATGTGGAAATGTTTCTTTAGGAAAATTATGCCGTGTTTTAATAATCATATAAACTTGTCTGCTGCCTTTAAAGAATTTAGTAACACAAATTAGAATAGCTCTTGTTTTCGGAGAGAGGTGAAGTTAAATATGTAGTTTAGTTATTCTGCTATCGTCTGCGACTTAAGTAAGAACACGGTTAAAATTTAACTCTTGCAAGCTGATATGCGTTCAAATGCGTTTTAGTAATTCGTAAGCTTAATTGAATATCGCCACAAGACAATTCGTCTTGTGGCATAGTAAAAACCACTACTTAGTAATACTTGGTTTATCAAAACATCTTTACCTTATAAAATAGTTGTTATTTTCTCAAATTAATACATTTGATACATTATCTGCTTAACTCGATTGTCTCAGTCAAAGCtaagagaagaaaattttgaCAGTGTTTTGCATCGAAAAAGTCATGAACAGAGACATTTGATACATGGATTATGAACAAACTTAAGTTCAACCGTCAGCCTGCCGCAAAACGGACAAAAAACTAGCCTTTAATCATAAGTGACCGTGACATTGTTGATAGAACTGTACATTTGAGATATTGCTGGCAACGGTTTCACATTACTCAAAATCAAAGCACATACATATCAGCTGCCATTGGCCTCATTTCGGTGGGAAAAAGACTAAAAGAAAGGGGAGGGGGGCAAATGCGTTCACTAGCCCGGTGGTTCAGGCCATCACCGTACGCACGCGCAGAACTATAGTCTAGCGGTAGAATCGAGACAAGCGGGTTTCAGTCCCCGTGTGGACAATTTAATACACTTCCGAGACGCTAgatcttttattttatgatTGTAGAGACATAAATAACGAGTAACTTTCTTGAGAACTAATTAAAAGTGCTTTGTCtttactttgattttcattttttttttttcgaattcTTCGCTCGATGCAAATTTTTACTGAGTTGTATACAAATGATCTGGAcacttctctttttgttcctcTATCCATTAGTAAATTGCACATTTTTGCACAGCTTGGTAATAACCGTGGAACACTCAAAAgacctctttttctttcaacaaaacgaattcctttttttgaatttctttctaGGATTCTGAATACATGAACCTTTGACAGGTATCGGGGCAGCACGGTAACCTTTGGGGCCAATAATGCTTACTTTGTTTCAGTTGAATGACACAAAGGTGTTTTACAACCCGAGGAATCGACACTTTCATTCTTGGAAAGGTAGGGTCGTGCATTATGACAATTAGATAAAAGCAGAAACACCATCATGGTGTTATCTTACTAAACTATTCGACACAAGTTATTCAGGTACAGATTTCGACAAAATTCCATTTTATATTAGTTGGTAATTAGCCCTCAGCCTTTTTGGTTTGACTTTCATGAAAACTTTTCAACGTGAGACGACTATGCCGTTCGCTCAATTATACGAATATTGCTGTGAAGTCATATCAGACCTTGCCCCGGTATCTTGTGAGGTTTGTTCATGAAGTTATTTTTTATAACGAGCGACCCCTTGCGAAAGGTTGGACAACAGACCCCTTGTGTTGTCTAATTGTCTTCCATGTTTTTCTGAGTCATCAACACTTACAATAACATTGAGCAATATTCCACCCATCTcctttttacattttacagcATGCTGATTGTTCCCGTCTTCCTGCTGGTTTCAGTCCTAATGTGTTTGACTTCAAACAAAGCTGTCGGAGGTACATCTGGATATTGatgaattttcattcatgGAATCGAGTttggaaattttgtttcaaatcaTAAAATAGATATATCCGTGACTTCAGGAAGAGGAGCACCATGTCGTGTGCGACCGAAAAGAGTTAGTTGAATGCAAATCATTTAATAACAGAATGTTGTTTAAAACAAAGTTACTCGTTAATTTCACCATTCACGTGAAATATAGTCGCGTCCAATCTGTTGAAAAGTTATAATGCAGACCCATCTCTATGTGAACCCTTGCGGACACCCATAGAGGTTTTCCGGCGAGATTGTTCTTAAACGTTTCTCTAGAGATGACAGGttttaatatttgaaataaGATACACTTTATTCATATGTAACTCCTCTAAagtatttgttttattgtagAGAATGCCATTGAACATCATGTTCACactatttttattcaaatgcCTAATCCTATAGTGACCTAAGTCaagtaattattttctttcctgcCGGCCATGTTTCTCGTCTTCACTATTTAGAAAAGGAAAGCTAGCTTTCTTGAAAAGATGGAAAGTAGCACTTAATCTTtctaaatttttttgtcaagcagttGAATTATTCAAGAAGTTCACTGTTAGTGGCAACGGTATACAGGGCATAGGTTCGTACACTGTTATCAATGGCCAGACCAAGATTAGTCTGGAGCTAGATTTAGGAGCACCATCTGATAAGCCGGACGATAGTAAAAGTGCAGGTATAACCTCTCTCCCTGGAAACAGTGGACCTAATACGTCACAGCCTCCAGGCACTGGGACCAGCACGTCAACACCATCAGGACCTAAGCCTAGTACGCCACAAGCTCAAGGGATTGGAGCCATGTCGCCATTTCCTCCAGAGAGTAAACCCACGGTGGAACCTTCATTAACATTGGAAGGTAAATTATGAAAGAATGGTATGCGAATGCcatgttttcttctcttcctttttaaATGAAAGGTTTGGTTTCTAAATGAGCTTTGGTGCCGTGTCGGCAAAGGTAACATGAGAATCTGGTATCAAAAATGTTGAGAAGGGTCAGAATAACACGGTAAACGATGTTCTTTTATATCTGTTAGatatattattttcctttttcactcTTCAGTGACTTGTATGCAACACTTCATTACGCTACAGTAATTTACTTACAACACACCACCAACAATACCCGCaaacaggagccgatgagtaggagcatgcaactccactatattcctgtcacggcgttttcatagcaaaatttattcttagatcgaatttccctggaatgaacTCCCGTGgaagtgccatgaccaatcacaataacCTAATTGACGtaactgcgtcactggaccggaactgcctttctttcacaaaagaaaaattatactaaaaatagaccaGTGCTTAAAAATGCAGTGACATGGGCTTAGTAtcgcatgctcctactcatcagCTCCTGCCGCAAAGCATTccataaaaacaaattacgACGAACAGACTAGTAACAACAGACTAGTAACAAGAGCCAATtgcaaataaacttaacacAACATTTCTTACATTGTATTACACACAAACGCAACCAATAATAGACAAAGTCAAACATTTTGATGAATATGTCCCATTTCTTTTTATGAGCAAAGATCTGATTTTATAACTAATGACTTCGCGGACATTTTTCAGAAAGAATGGTATGCGAATGCCATGTTTTATTCTCTTCCTGATGGTGTTCCTCTTCCTGATGGTGTTCTACAATATGACAAGGCGCGAACGCTCGACAAAGTCAACTTTGTAAGCTTTTCACGTTTgattttttgacccatgtttgatacaaaaatttcgttACGATCTCTTTTTTCAGACAATCTGTTTATCGACGCCATGGTAGAAGCTCACAACGAGCTTCGTTCGGTGCACTTCTCACCACCCATTCAAAAGAACTTGACAATGTCACAAGCCGCTAAAGGGTTTGCGCAGATTCTTGCCGACAAACAGGATCTTTTTCATTCTCCGCTTGTTGACCGACCGAACCAGGGTGAAAGTTTAGCCATGGGCTGCACCACTGGAGGAGGGGAAGCCATAACTGCAGCAGAAGCTGTCAAGAAATGGTAAGTTCATGATTGTTTGGACTTCCTTTCTCACTCATCTTCCCGGTTTAGAATATAGTGTAGGTCTCGTCTCATTGCAACTTGCACGTTATGGGACATAAATAAGCAAATTTGCATGCATGCTGTTCAAAACGAGTAGGTTGCACTTACCTTGGGTTGCTGTGGTATCAGTAATTTCAAGTTACAAGGACTTTATTGGCTATCACTTAACTGCATGTCtgatgcaaaaagaaaagtcatTGGACTTTGATGCTGGAGGCAATTGATTGACTGATTTATCGCCTTATCGACTGTTTGACTGATTGGTGGATTGATTGATAAATTGACTGGCTTATTGATTGATTCATTTTGATTGGATGGTTTACTGATTAGGTATGAAGAAGCGTGTTTCCATAATTTCTCAATCCATGCCTTTCAAAACGGCTCTGGTCATTTCTCTCAGCTTGTGTGGAAAGCTACCGAGGTCATTGGCGTTGGCAAGGCATTTGGAGAAAAGTGGGGCATGAATTGTACCTTCATAGTGGCGCGTTACTTTCCTAAAGGAAATGTCGATACAATCATGGCATTCATGGAAAATGTAGAAAATGGAACTTTTGATCCAATAGCCTACAACTGTAGTGCTCTGAAATCTGGGGCCAACGGAGCAATTGGTAATGCAGATGCTGCACAAGCTCATTTAAAAGACGACAATAGGATGACCAAAAAGCGCCTTGGTTACCCTGGAAACAGAGAAGAGTATAAACTACCTTACAAAAATACTGATCACCTCGGAAACAGAGAAGAGTATAAACTACCTTATGAAGATACGTATTTTCCAGGCAATAGAGAAGGGTATAAATTTCCTTATCAAAACGCTAACATACATAGGTATAAAGAGTTGTATTACAAAAAGCCAAACGTATTGAACAGTTATCAAGAACCCCTAAGTTATGTGAAAGCACCCCAGGATTTCCAATCATCCAGTCCTCTTGTTTCCCGTTACCAAGGTTACGCGTTAAGCAATAGAGGTTATCGCTTGCCACACTTTATTTCCAAGTACGAGAATGAATATCAAACAAGACTCAGGTCCGCAATTCCCAGGGCTAAGATTCCT carries:
- the LOC141876636 gene encoding uncharacterized protein LOC141876636, giving the protein MLIVPVFLLVSVLMCLTSNKAVGVELFKKFTVSGNGIQGIGSYTVINGQTKISLELDLGAPSDKPDDSKSAGITSLPGNSGPNTSQPPGTGTSTSTPSGPKPSTPQAQGIGAMSPFPPESKPTVEPSLTLEDNLFIDAMVEAHNELRSVHFSPPIQKNLTMSQAAKGFAQILADKQDLFHSPLVDRPNQGESLAMGCTTGGGEAITAAEAVKKWYEEACFHNFSIHAFQNGSGHFSQLVWKATEVIGVGKAFGEKWGMNCTFIVARYFPKGNVDTIMAFMENVENGTFDPIAYNCSALKSGANGAIGNADAAQAHLKDDNRMTKKRLGYPGNREEYKLPYKNTDHLGNREEYKLPYEDTYFPGNREGYKFPYQNANIHRYKELYYKKPNVLNSYQEPLSYVKAPQDFQSSSPLVSRYQGYALSNRGYRLPHFISKYENEYQTRLRSAIPRAKIPHSNVIVKSGNKVFWFIS